A portion of the Meriones unguiculatus strain TT.TT164.6M chromosome 11, Bangor_MerUng_6.1, whole genome shotgun sequence genome contains these proteins:
- the LOC110561719 gene encoding interleukin-3-like, whose protein sequence is MVLASSTTRVLSTLLLLLMLLHQGLQASVRSSTTYHSSSGTTSALNCKFIAKEIRGRLSDKTLQRANLHEFLKKQQELDPKDDIGIKSNLQKLECCLPAAEGTSEKSGIFIGNLTDFKQKLKFFVSNLEPLSNPRPSHSTSSPTTECENS, encoded by the exons ATGGTTCTTGCCAGCTCTACCACCCGTGTCCTCTCCACGCTGCTCCTGCTCCTGATGCTGCTCCACCAAGGACTCCAAGCTTCAGTCAGGAGCTCAACTACCTACCACTCATCCTCAGGCACAACCAGCGCATTGAATTGCAAATTTATTGCCAAGGAGATCAGAGGAAGGCTTTCA GATAAGACCTTGCAGAGAGCAAACCTGCATGAATTCCTGAAAAAGCAACAGGAGCTGGATCCTAAGGACGACATTGGtatcaaaagcaatcttcag AAGCTTGAGTGTTGCCTGCCTGCAGCTGAGGGTACTTCTGAG AAGTCAGGCATCTTCATTGGCAATCTGACTGACTTTAAGCAGAAACTGAAGTTCTTTGTGAGCAATCTGGAGCCACTATCAAACCCTAGACCATCTCATTCAACATCTTCACCCACCACGGAGTGTGAAAACAGCTGA